The DNA region TCGGCGGCGGTCCAGCCGAGCCACGCGGCCAGCCGGCGGGCGCGCGCCTCGCGCTCGGCGAGGCCGAGGTGCGTGGCGGTGGCGGTGGCGCGGTGCTCGAGGCCGTCGTAGAGCGTCGCCCGGCGCGTGGCGGCGGCGCGCAGGTCGGACCACTCGCCCTCGCGCGGCCCGGGGACCGGCTGGCGCGGGTGGAACGGGCAGCCGGCGAGCGCCAGCGCGAGCGCGGCGGCGGCGAGCGAGCGCAGCCTCATGACATGAAGTCCGCGCGGGTGAACAGCGCCTGCAGCGGCACGCCCTGGGCCTCGATGGCCTCGCGCCCGCCCTCCTGCCGGTCCACGAGCGCCAGGCAGGCCACCGGGACCAGGTGCTCGGCGCGGCAGCGCTCGATCGCCTTCAGCGCCGAGCCGCCGGTGGTCACCACGTCCTCGATCACCGCCACGCGGCTGCCGTCGGGGAGGGTCTTGCGCCCCTCGATCCACTGGCCGGTGCCGTGGCCCTTCGGCTCCTTGCGCACGATGAACGCGTCCACCGCCGCGCCGGCGCCGCCGTCCAGGAAGCTGGTGAGCGCCACCGCGCTCGCGATCGGGTCCGCGCCCAGCGTGAGCCCGCCCACGCCGCGCACCGCCGGCGTGAGGCCGCGCACTCGCTCGAGCAGCAGCCGGCCGACGAGCACGTGCCCCTCGGCGGTGAGCGCGGTGCGCTTGCAGTCGATGTAGAAGTCGCTCTCCTTGCCGGAGGCGAGGATCACCTTGCGCCGCTCGAACGACAGGCTGCGCAGGAGCTCGAGCAGCCGCGCGCGATCCCGTTCCAGGCTCATGGTTCGTCCTCCCTGCGCTCGAGGTGGGGGAGCAGCTCGGCCATCCAGCGGACCTGCTCGAGCACCGCGCGGCGGCCGTCGGCCGGCAGCTCGCGCCAGGACTCGAACGCCACCGCCAGGTCCGCGTTCACCTGGTACAGCCGCGCCGCCACGTCCGCAACGAGCTCCTCGGGGGTGACCTCCTCCTCCCCCGCCGCGCCCTCGCCGCCCGCCCCGCCCTCGCCGGACCCGGACTCGGCCGCGGGCGCTGCCACGACCTCGAGGTGGTGCGGCGCCGGCTCCGGCTCGAGGCCGCCGTCGTCGTCGGGGGCAGGCCCGGCCGCGTCGGCGGCGGGCCCGGCGGTGAGGAACTCGAAGAAGCGCTCGCGCAGCTCGGGCTCGACGGGCGCGCGCACCAGCGCGTCGTCGAGCAGGTCCTCGGCCCAGGGCGCGACGCCGGTCTGCTCCAGCCGCTCGCGCAGCAGCCGCAGGCCGTCGCGGTCGAGCGGCTCGGTGAGGAG from Anaeromyxobacter dehalogenans 2CP-C includes:
- the pyrE gene encoding orotate phosphoribosyltransferase, with the translated sequence MSLERDRARLLELLRSLSFERRKVILASGKESDFYIDCKRTALTAEGHVLVGRLLLERVRGLTPAVRGVGGLTLGADPIASAVALTSFLDGGAGAAVDAFIVRKEPKGHGTGQWIEGRKTLPDGSRVAVIEDVVTTGGSALKAIERCRAEHLVPVACLALVDRQEGGREAIEAQGVPLQALFTRADFMS
- a CDS encoding ParB N-terminal domain-containing protein, whose translation is MELEPRTAAPAHATGAVEFVPLSALALDATFRVREEGDVSALAASIGRLGQLVPVELRPLPGAGTDGPRFQVVAGFRRIAALRMLMRGRVLARLHATLDDDDAWGLALGQALLTEPLDRDGLRLLRERLEQTGVAPWAEDLLDDALVRAPVEPELRERFFEFLTAGPAADAAGPAPDDDGGLEPEPAPHHLEVVAAPAAESGSGEGGAGGEGAAGEEEVTPEELVADVAARLYQVNADLAVAFESWRELPADGRRAVLEQVRWMAELLPHLERREDEP